One Xyrauchen texanus isolate HMW12.3.18 chromosome 46, RBS_HiC_50CHRs, whole genome shotgun sequence DNA segment encodes these proteins:
- the LOC127638214 gene encoding uncharacterized protein LOC127638214 produces the protein MSNLEEIKLAISSSLPGLSDETLQKFIHGLSAIGVETKDDLQYVKEEDLMEFLRPIQCRKLLNAWKNEEQSSCSTPQRSSRQVLSDISSPGSESSSSTPSRSTACFSASCAWAETFKVPFEVMPSGLKLAIANNKRPSPADRRKLVRMLVDNMQKHEVNPSKAQCQIVVQNIVKQYPDSFADVLSDGTKIGSGYASLLMQVKTRVEHVNRNNTLARRRKERLRSSCGTISQSSRRLADQYGCVSWQPEELPAGENDDTLEEKRKQMVLLHSTEGMSGGDRGELHKLMEVTYYRQRRDINATPPPPLSELKNSWPYLFCLKGIFLHFQLLTDISLLQKIMESIEGKGKRILRFFQEKPTNNEVCAVLAKYQEGNSLVLCILRLLMAHFKERTESLLIEADAAATAANMESEGLPDSPALIIQGESMTPSKWMLSVEREVVLGPYSEVFVEGLAAMFATYYNLNLAYQDDAACTLEFIQRGLVGINPENGSKVAAGKRDKKMHGMNPHVCTLLRKLMDFEWLAI, from the exons ATGTCTAATTTAGAGGAAATAAAACTTGCCATCTCCTCTTCGTTACCTGGTCTCTCTGATGAAACGCTTCAAAAGTTTATCCATGGGCTATCTGCTATTGGTGTTGAGACAAAAGATGACCTCCAGTATGTCAAAGAAGAAGACCTCATGGAATTCCTCAGGCCTATACAATGCCGCAAACTACTCAATGCATGGAAAAatgaag AACAATCCAGCTGCTCGACTCCCCAACGTTCATCACGTCAAGTTCTTTCTGATATATCAAGCCCTGGATCAGAGAGTTCAAGTTCTACACCATCTCGTTCTACTGCTTGCTTTTCAGCATCTTGCGCCTGGGCTGAAACGTTTAAGGTGCCTTTTGAAGTCATGCCTTCTGGACTTAAACTTGCCATTGCAAATAATAAAAGACCATCACCAGCTGATCGAAGGAAGCTAGTAAGAATGTTAGTGGATAACATGCAAAAACATGAAGTAAACCCATCAAAGGCACAGTGTCAGATTGTAGTGCAGAATATTGTTAAGCAGTACCCGGACAGCTTTGCTGATGTTCTGTCTGATGGAACAAAAATAGGTAGTGGGTATGCCTCTTTGCTCATGCAAGTTAAAACCCGTGTTGAACATGTAAACAGAAACAACACATTAGCTCGTCGGAGAAAAGAACGACTACGATCATCGTGTGGAACCATAAGCCAGAGCTCAAGAAGGCTGGCTGATCAATATGGTTGTGTCAGTTGGCAGCCAGAGGAGCTTCCTGCTGGAGAAAATGACGACACTTTAGAAGAGAAGCGCAAGCAAATGGTACTGCTTCATTCGACTGAAGGAATGTCTGGAGGCGATAGAGGAGAACTTCACAAGTTGATGGAGGTCACATATTACCGTCAGCGCCGTGATATAAACGCCACTCCACCTCCGCCACTGTCTGAACTAAAGAACTCATGGCCTTACCTGTTTTGTCTGAAGGGGATCTTTTTACATTTCCAATTGCTTACTGACATCTCACTGCTACAAAAAATCATGGAGAGCATTGAAGGGAAAGGAAAGAGGATTCTAAGATTTTTTCAAGAAAAGCCAACAAACAATGAGGTGTGTGCTGTTCTGGCAAAGTATCAAGAGGGAAATTCTCTGGTCCTGTGCATCTTGCGACTCTTAATGGCCCATTTTAAAGAGAGAACAGAATCCCTTCTAATTGAAGCTGAT gcAGCAGCAACTGCAGCCAACATGGAAAGTGAGGGATTACCTGATTCACCTGCACTGATCATCCAAG gtgaATCCATGACCCCAAGCAAGTGGATGTTATCAGTTGAAAGGGAAGTTGTCCTGGGCCCATATTCAGAGGTATTTGTTGAGGGCCTGGCAGCAATGTTTGCGACCTATTACAACTTAAACCTTGCTTATCAGGATGATGCTGCATGCACGCTGGAATTTATTCAGAG AGGACTTGTGGGCATTAACCCGGAAAATGGATCAAAAGTTGCTGCTGGAAAGCGAGACAAGAAAATGCATGGAATGAACCCACATGTATGCACACTGTTACGAAAGCTAATGGACTTCGAATGGCTTGCCATTTAA